The genomic region CCATAAAAAAGGTTCACGAAGAGGCTGTGGCGGATTATGAAATGGTCATGAAAAAAGCCGGGGAACTTAAAAACAGGGCCTTGGCGGCGTTAACCGACCGGGGCGGCAAAATAACCGTTTTCAATTCATTTTCATGGGACAGGGAGGAATTAATACCTTTACCCGCCGGGGTTAAATCCGTCAAATCGGGTGAAGGAGAAATAATGCCCGTTCAGAATATAATGGGAACGTATTATGCGCTGGTAAAAATACCGGCGTGCGGATGGACTGTTTTTGAACCTGCCGATGAAACCGTCCATGAAAGTATAAATGTGAAGGCAGGGGAATATTTCCTCGAAAACGAATGTTTGCGGGTTGTATTTAATAAAACCGGCCAGATTGTAAGTATTGTGGACAAACAAACCGGCTTTGAAACGGTAAAAGGTCTTTGCAATGATTTCAGAATGTACCGGGATGTAACTTCAAACTATGATGCTTGGGACATCGACAGTATGTACGAAAAGGTTCCGGTTCCGCTGGATGACATAGCTGAAATGGAAATATTGTATCAGGGAAATCTTGAGGCCGCAATAAGGATAAAACGCAGACTCAATAATTCTGAAATGACGCAGGTAGTAACATTAAGAAGTAACAGCAGAAGGGTGGATTTTAAAACGATAATAGACTGGAAAGAGGATCATAAATTACTTAAAGTGAATTTCTCAACTAATATTCACACCGATGAGGCGCTGCATGAAATTCAGTTCGGTTATGTCAAAAGGCCGAATCACAAATCCAGAAGGTATGACGCCGACAGATTTGAGGTATGCAATCATAAATGGACGGCGATCGCAGAAGGGAAAAGAGGCTTTGCCGTACTAAATGACTGCAAATACGGGGTTAACGTAACCGACGGCAGTATAAACCTTACGCTGCTGAAATCGCCGTTGGTTCCCGATATGACCGCCGACAGGGGAATACATGAATTTACCTATTCGTTTTATATATGGAACGGGAATTTCTGTGACAGCAATGTAATCAGCGAAGCATACAACCTGAATTCGCCCGTCTGCGTAACAGAAGGTGATGCCGGTGAAATCAGGCTTTTTGACATTGATCAGGAGAATATAATTCTTGAAACCGTTAAGCTTGCCGAAGACAGATCGGGAGACGTTATTCTGAGACTGTACGAAAGCACGGGCTCCACTTCGGTATGCAGCCTGCGGACTGTTTTACCGGTCGATAAGGCATGGGAGACAAATATGCTCGAGGAATTTGAAAAGGAAATTGAAATTGAAAAGAAAACCGTCCGGTTGTTTTTCAGGCCCTTTGAAATAAAAACCTTAAGGCTCAGGATAAAATCCTGAAGAAAAAAGCCCGGATGTTTAAACAGTCCGGGCTTTTTTCATGCATAATAAACGTAAACATTATTGTTCGGTTTCAAGAAAAGATTTTTGTTTTCTGAAACTGTTCGGCGTGTATCCGTATCTGGCCTTAAACTGCTGTATGAAATACGCGGGAGTGTTGAAACCCACTTCATGGGCTATTTGCTGTATTGTCAGGTCACTGTTGAGGAGAAGGTCCATGGCCAGTTCAAATTTAAGTTCCTTAACATATGTAACGAAATTAACCCCGGTATTTTCCTTGAATAATTTGCTTAAATAAGCGGGACTGATATTGATATGCTCCGCCACTTCATCAAGGGAAATGTCTTTTTTTATATTGTTATAAATATACCGTTTTGCTTTATTTATAAGAATTGCATTCTGGCTTTCAGCCCTTTCATTCAGACCGTTAATCACGCTTCTTGCCAGTTCAACAATCCAGTCACAGAATTCATTTACATTGTTAATGTTTTTAAACACCGCATAAATATCTTTTTTCTCAATATCCTTGAACTGGTATTTCATGTCCCGTATGTACCGTGAAACGATATTTACGAATTCAAACATTACCTGGTTCAAATGGTCAGCGGAATAGCCGCCTTTACTACACAGACTTCTGAATTTGTCCATCAGTTCCTTTATCCTGTTGATATTTTGAAGCTTAAGACTTTCCTGAAACTTCATGATTAAACCCGGCGGTATATGTTCCTGACAGTTTTCCCTTTCCAGAGTGTCCGCATGAAGCAGCGGAACATGGGGATAGAAAAATCTGTACTTAAGCAGTGTTTTGGTATCATTGAACGAATTGTGAACATTAAGTATGTTATCCACCCATCGGCCCAATGCGGCGGTTATTGTGACATAAAAACTGTTATAGGCATATGATGATAAATTTGAAACAATTTTACCTATTTCCTTCTCATCCGTCGTAGTTGCGCCGACAATAACGCCAATCCGGAAATCAGGCAAATCCACCGCAATGAATTTAAGACTGTCATTGCTGTTTTTTTCTGTTTCATCAATTAGGTTGTATTTCAGGAAATGCATGTTTTCAACGCTGAGATAGGATATATCCCTCAGTGATTCTATTTCAATTGTCATTGCGGCATAATACGGAAAGTCCATGTCGATGTTTATCAGTCTGAATTTCTCCCTTGCTTCGTTGACATTTATAATCTGATTATGCAAAAGCCCCATAATCAGGTTGTATTTTATTATCGGAATATTGTTTTTTAAAGTTTTCGTCAAATCGTCGATGGTTAAATATAAATTGTCAATCGCGTTGTCAATGATTTTAAATTCATTGGCTTTATGCTGAATGCCGGTGTTTATAACAAGCTGCCTGCTTCTTTTGTTTCCGGCGTTTACATTACCGATGAGTGATCTGATTTTATCAAGCAGCAGTTTCAGGGGGTTATACAGATTTTTTGTTATCAGCGAGGCGATGACCGTACCGATGATTATTGACATGAGGCACAGAATAACAAGCATTCGGGTCAGCGACGCGGTTTTTTCATAAAACTGCGACAGAGGAGTTATGTTGATTAATATCCAGCCGGTGTCGGGAAAACTTGTATACGATATCATGCTCTTTACGCCGTTAACTTCATCCACCGTGCTGCCGTAAAGCATGCGTGAATCAAGTATATGCTCAATGTATTTCTGATCGTTCAGGCATTCATTCAGCATGTCTTTTTCGGGATGGGAAATTATTTCGCCGGTACCGCTGATTATAAACGTATTCGTGTATTCCGACGGTGCGCTCATTTTTATTAAATCGCTGAATATGCTTTCATTTATGTCAATGGCTATGAATCCATCACTGTTTATTCCCGTTGAAATGACAGGGTATGATCGTACATATGTGAGCAGATTAATCTTCAGGCTGGTATCGGGGCGTTCGAGGTTTAGCGGAACCTTCCTCGTTTCAAGCCATATATGGCTTGTGTTTTTACCCGACATTTCGTTTATCCAGTCCTGATTCATGTAATACGGCCAGTTGGTTTCGTTTAGATATTTAACACCCAATGAGGACGAGATCAGTATTTTCTGTTTTTTATAATAAATGTGGATATTGGAAATAACGGTGGAATTGTTGGACACTATTTTTTTTAAATAGTTATACGTCTGGAGTATTTTTGTATGGTTGCCCGAGACGTCATCGTGAAAACCGAACAGGTCGTTTGTATTGCTTATAAATTCATGAACCAAAATCATGTAATTGCTTTCAACCGTTTCAATAATTTTCGTATTCAGTGTGTTTTTTACCTGTTCAAGCATTTTTAAATGGACATTTTCCACCGCTTCATTATAACTTGCGGTAAAATAAAAATAAAAAGTTCCTCCCAATACCAGCGTGATAAAAAGGACTATGATTATATACGAAAGGATCATTTTGTTAAAAATGGAGTCCAAATTGGGAAATCGGTTGAAAATTTTCATAATTTTACTCCCGTAACCCGCTCCGATAAGTTAATTTCTCTGGGTATTTATGTATATATGTCTGTATTATTATATCATTCCAACGGATTTTGTGAAAGAGAATATAAAAATATTGATATTGGTTAAAAAAATTATATTTAAAATTTAAAGATTTTTACATGATAAAAAAATGATTTTATTGAAAACAGAGGTATTATGGGCTTAACATTTAATTGTCATTTCCACCGGATGTTTGAACATTCATATACTTAGGAGTGATTATAATTGAAAACTAAAACAAATTCATCTGTCGCAGAAAACCGTTTTATCAGAACACTATACCAATACTGGAAATACAGGTATCTGGTTATATTGTTTCTGCCGGGCATCATATATTTTATAATTTTTAAATATCTGCCAATTTATGGTCTTGTGCTTGCATTTAAAGACTACAGATTCCTTGACGGTATCATGGGGAGTCCCTGGGTAGGTCTGAAACATTTCCGTGAGATGTTTGCACTGCAAAGCTTCTGGGAGGTTTTCAGAAATACCGTAATAATAAGTTTTTATAATCTGATTTTCGGTTTTCCCGCCCCGATAATATTTGCGCTGTTGCTGAACGAGATAGGAAACACCCATTATAAAAAAATTGTCCAGACCATAAGTTATCTTCCTCATTTTGTGTCGTGGGTAATTCTGGGTGGGCTGTTTATGCAGTTCCTTTCACCCTCCATAGGCCCGATAAACATTTTGATTAAATCGCTTGGAGGCACACCGATTTATTTCCTGGCAGATCCCAAATGGTTCAGGGCAGTTTTGGTGGTAACCGAAATGTGGAAATCGTTAGGGTGGGGATCTATTGTTTATCTTGCTGCAATAAGCGGAATAGACCCGAGTTTGTATGAATCGGCGTCTATTGACGGGGCCGGAAGATGGCAGAAAGTAATACATATAACACTGCCGTCAATGACTCCGGTTATAACAATCATGCTGATACTTAATGTCGGCAAACTGGTAAACGACAATTTCGATCAGATCTTCAACCTTTATAATCCTGCGGTTTATAAAGTCGCTGATGTTATCAGCACGTATACTTACAGAATGGGTCTTGAAAATATGAGATACAGTTTTTCCACGGCAGTTGGGCTTTTTAGAAATGTGATATCCTTTACGCTTCTGGTTATTGCCAATCAGATAAGCAAAAGGATAAATGATTACGGTATTTGGTAGAAAAGAGGCGATTAAAGTTGGCTGTTAGAAAAGCTTCAAAGGGAGAAAAAACATTTGACGTTTTTAATTACACTTTCATGTTCCTGCTGTGCGTAACAACCATATATCCTTTTCTGTACCTGTTTTCAAACTCGCTTGCTTCAACTGAAATAGCTCAGACGCAGATAACTATTATCCCTAAAAGCGTAACGTTTGAAAATTATAAAAGGGTGCTTACAAATCCGTTAATTGCAGCAGGGTATTATAATACAATTTTAAGGACCGTGCTGGGGACTTTTCTGAGCCTCATAACAACTTTTGCACTGGCTTATCCGTTATCAAAAAGATATTTTCCCAACAGAAATTTCTGGACAGGAATTATTGTGTTTACGATGTTTTTCGGCGGCGGGATGATTCCAACATACATACTGGTACGCA from Thermoclostridium stercorarium subsp. stercorarium DSM 8532 harbors:
- a CDS encoding AraC family transcriptional regulator produces the protein MKIFNRFPNLDSIFNKMILSYIIIVLFITLVLGGTFYFYFTASYNEAVENVHLKMLEQVKNTLNTKIIETVESNYMILVHEFISNTNDLFGFHDDVSGNHTKILQTYNYLKKIVSNNSTVISNIHIYYKKQKILISSSLGVKYLNETNWPYYMNQDWINEMSGKNTSHIWLETRKVPLNLERPDTSLKINLLTYVRSYPVISTGINSDGFIAIDINESIFSDLIKMSAPSEYTNTFIISGTGEIISHPEKDMLNECLNDQKYIEHILDSRMLYGSTVDEVNGVKSMISYTSFPDTGWILINITPLSQFYEKTASLTRMLVILCLMSIIIGTVIASLITKNLYNPLKLLLDKIRSLIGNVNAGNKRSRQLVINTGIQHKANEFKIIDNAIDNLYLTIDDLTKTLKNNIPIIKYNLIMGLLHNQIINVNEAREKFRLINIDMDFPYYAAMTIEIESLRDISYLSVENMHFLKYNLIDETEKNSNDSLKFIAVDLPDFRIGVIVGATTTDEKEIGKIVSNLSSYAYNSFYVTITAALGRWVDNILNVHNSFNDTKTLLKYRFFYPHVPLLHADTLERENCQEHIPPGLIMKFQESLKLQNINRIKELMDKFRSLCSKGGYSADHLNQVMFEFVNIVSRYIRDMKYQFKDIEKKDIYAVFKNINNVNEFCDWIVELARSVINGLNERAESQNAILINKAKRYIYNNIKKDISLDEVAEHINISPAYLSKLFKENTGVNFVTYVKELKFELAMDLLLNSDLTIQQIAHEVGFNTPAYFIQQFKARYGYTPNSFRKQKSFLETEQ
- a CDS encoding ABC transporter permease, with the translated sequence MKTKTNSSVAENRFIRTLYQYWKYRYLVILFLPGIIYFIIFKYLPIYGLVLAFKDYRFLDGIMGSPWVGLKHFREMFALQSFWEVFRNTVIISFYNLIFGFPAPIIFALLLNEIGNTHYKKIVQTISYLPHFVSWVILGGLFMQFLSPSIGPINILIKSLGGTPIYFLADPKWFRAVLVVTEMWKSLGWGSIVYLAAISGIDPSLYESASIDGAGRWQKVIHITLPSMTPVITIMLILNVGKLVNDNFDQIFNLYNPAVYKVADVISTYTYRMGLENMRYSFSTAVGLFRNVISFTLLVIANQISKRINDYGIW